In Rhizobium sp. 9140, the genomic stretch GGGCCTCCATCCCGGATTTTCCCGGAATCCACGATGTTCCCTCCATGACCAACAGCGACATCGTCATGCTGGAGCGTGTGCCTAAACACCTCATTATCGTCGGTGGCAGCTATATTGGTCTGGAGTTCGCCCAGATGTACCGTCGGTTTGGAGCCGATGTGACCATTGTCGAAAAGGGGCCTCGACTGGTTGCGCGGGAGGACGAGGAGATATCGGACGCAATCCAGACAGTGCTGGAGCACGAAGGCATTGTGGTTCGAACCGCGGCAGAGTGCATCCGCTTTTCCCGCGACGGCGAAGACGTCATCGTCGGTGTGAGTTGCATGAAGGGCGAGCCCGACATTCGCGGCTCCGACATTCTGCTCGCCACGGGGCGCAAACCCAACACGGATGATCTCGGGCTCGACGTCGCCGGTGTTGCTCTGGATGAACGCGGCTACATCATCGTTGATGATGCGCTCGCCACCAGCGCGCCCGGCATCTGGGCAATGGGCGACTGCAACGGCCGCGGCGCCTTCACCCATACGGCGTACAATGATTTTGAAATCATCGCGGCGAACCTGCTGGATGGCGAGACCCACCGGGTTTCCGACCGCCTGCCCGGTTACGCGCTTTACATCGACCCGCCACTCGGCCGTGTCGGAATGAGCGAACGGGAGGCCCGCGCCTCCGGCAGGCGGATCCTCGTCGGACGTCTGCCGATGGCGCGCGTTGGACGGGCCGTCGAGAAAGGGGAGACGCAGGGGCTGATGAAGATCATTGCCGATGCGGACACGCGCGAAATCCTGGGCGCTGCCGTTCTCGGCACGGGTGGCGACGAGGCCATTCATGGCGTGCTCGACATGATGAATGTCGGCGCGCGCTACGACGACCTCCGCTGGGCCGTACCGATCCATCCCACCATATCCGAATTCTGGCCGACCCTTGTTCTCGGCATGAAGCCGATGGAGGCCTCTTCATAGAAAAGGCCCCCGGTTTTCATCGAGGGCCTCTCTTGATGATGTGGGGCAGGACACGCGTGCCGATCAAAACTCTTCCCAATTGTCCTGTGCTGCGGCTGCGGCCGGTGCGGCACTGGCGGAACCGCCAGAGAACGCACGTGCGAGCGTGTTCGCCATCTTGCGGGCCGGAGAAGCGACGGGAACGGCGCGTGTGGCTGTCGCGAGCGCGGGCCGGCTCGGTGTCTTGACACGGGGTACCTGCTGCGACGGCGTTGCCGACGCATAGGATGCGGATGCGCCGCCGAACTGGAAGCGCGCGACCAGATCCTTCAGCCGTGCAGCTTCGGTGGCGAGCGTGGCACCGGCCGCATTGGCCTCTTCCACCAACGCCGCATTCTGCTGCGTCACCTGATCCATCTGGTTGACGGCCGTGTTGACTTCGGCAAGGCCGACCGACTGCTCGCGTGACGACGTGGCGATCGCATCCATGTGCTGGTTGATCGT encodes the following:
- a CDS encoding FAD-containing oxidoreductase codes for the protein MRTFDAIIIGAGQAGPSLAARLSGAGRSVAIIERKHVGGTCINTGCKPTKALVASAHAAHIARRAADFGVVIGGDVTIDMPSVFRRSHKITLDSRHSNERWLEGLENGTLIRGHARFEDRTTLRVGDERLSAPQIFINVGGRASIPDFPGIHDVPSMTNSDIVMLERVPKHLIIVGGSYIGLEFAQMYRRFGADVTIVEKGPRLVAREDEEISDAIQTVLEHEGIVVRTAAECIRFSRDGEDVIVGVSCMKGEPDIRGSDILLATGRKPNTDDLGLDVAGVALDERGYIIVDDALATSAPGIWAMGDCNGRGAFTHTAYNDFEIIAANLLDGETHRVSDRLPGYALYIDPPLGRVGMSEREARASGRRILVGRLPMARVGRAVEKGETQGLMKIIADADTREILGAAVLGTGGDEAIHGVLDMMNVGARYDDLRWAVPIHPTISEFWPTLVLGMKPMEASS